The Bos javanicus breed banteng chromosome 18, ARS-OSU_banteng_1.0, whole genome shotgun sequence genome has a segment encoding these proteins:
- the LOC133229733 gene encoding glutaredoxin-1-like, with product MSQAFVNSKIQSEKLVVFIKPTCPYCRWTQELLSQLPFKQGLLEFVDITANGDTTEIQDYLQQLTGARMVPRVFIGKECIGGCTDLVNIHE from the coding sequence ATGTCTCAAGCATTCGTGAACAGCAAGATCCAGTCTGAGAAGTTGGTCGTGTTCATCAAGCCAACCTGCCCCTACTGCAGATGGACTCAGGAGCTCCTCAGTCAACTGCCCTTCAAACAAGGGCTTTTGGAATTTGTCGATATCACAGCCAACGGCGACACCACTGAGATACAAGATTACTTGCAACAGCTCACAGGAGCCAGAATGGTACCTCGGGTCTTCATCGGTAAAGAGTGCATAGGTGGATGCACTGATCTAGTAAATATTCATGAGTGA